A genomic segment from Nicotiana tabacum cultivar K326 chromosome 9, ASM71507v2, whole genome shotgun sequence encodes:
- the LOC107792050 gene encoding putative inactive receptor kinase RLK902: MVQSQTTFVNHTLEFSGNSTEEYDLEDLLRSEAELLGKGTFGFSYKAELGNGKTVAVKRLKDCCLPEEEFKQKIQELAKLSDHQSLLPLRAYYYSKDEKLLIFDYMPMSSLASLLLHDNGMAKKASLTWEIRTRIAYGVARALEFLHAQGPGVCHGNIRSSNVLLTNCFDVRLSENGIFRLFVPNSKFVLIPGYQAPEVENAYDVSVKSDVYSFGVLLLELLTGKAPLEAIGKNSGVDLPSWVRDMFQEKPIIDVFDSMLLHNYQNFGEQMVQLLQLAICCTFKNPSKRPSMVAVTNRINRTCSFRS, from the exons ATGGTACAAAGCCAAACAACATTTGTGAATCATACACTAGAGTTTTCTGGGAATTCTACGGAGGAGTATGATTTGGAAGACTTACTGAGATCAGAAGCGGAACTCTTGGGAAAGGGAACTTTTGGATTTAGCTATAAGGCAGAATTGGGGAATGGGAAAACTGTGGCTGTTAAGAGGTTAAAAGATTGTTGTTTGCCAGAAGAGGAATTCAAGCAAAAGATTCaagaattggcaaaattgagtgATCATCAGAGTTTGCTTCCTCTAAGAGCTTATTACTATTCAAAAGATGAGAAGCTTCTTATATTTGATTACATGCCCATGAGTAGCTTGGCTTCCCTTTTGTTGCATG ACAATGGAATGGCTAAGAAAGCTTCACTAACATGGGAAATAAGGACTAGAATCGCTTATGGAGTTGCTCGTGCTCTCGAATTTCTCCACGCTCAAGGCCCTGGTGTTTGCCATGGTAACATAAGGTCATCCAATGTTTTACTCACCAATTGTTTCGATGTTCGTCTCTCAGAAAATGGAATTTTCAGACTTTTCGTGCCAAACTCCAAGTTTGTCCTAATCCCTGGCTATCAAGCACCAGAAGTGGAAAATGCCTACGATGTTTCTGTGAAATCCGATGTTTACAGCTTTGGTGTCCTGCTCTTGGAATTGCTGACTGGTAAGGCCCCGTTGGAAGCAATTGGCAAGAACTCAGGTGTTGATTTACCTAGTtgggttcgagatatgtttcaaGAAAAGCCTATTATTGATGTTTTTGATAGTATGCTGCTGCATAATTACCAGAATTTTGGAGAACAGATGGTTCAATTGTTACAGCTAGCAATTTGTTGTACTTTCAAGAATCCGTCTAAAAGGCCCTCAATGGTTGCAGTGACTAATAGAATAAACAGGACGTGTAGTTTTAGATCATGA